One genomic segment of Macaca fascicularis isolate 582-1 chromosome 19, T2T-MFA8v1.1 includes these proteins:
- the AZU1 gene encoding azurocidin → MTRLTVLALLAGLLVSSRAGSSPLADIVGGRKARPRQFPFLASIQNQGRHFCGGALIHPRFVMSAASCFRNQNPGTVTVVLGAYDLRRRERQSRQTFSISSMSENRYDPQQNLNDLVLLQLDREANITSSVAILALPLQNATVEAGTRCQVAGWGTRRSGGRLSRFPRFVNVTVTPEDQCRPNNVCTGVLARRAGICNGDGGTPLICDDLGHGVASFSVGPCGRGPDFFTRVSVFRDWIDGVLNGGPVPA, encoded by the exons ATGACCCGGCTGACGGTCCTGGCCCTGCTGGCTGGTCTTCTGGTGTCCTCGAGGGCCG GCTCCAGCCCCCTGGCGGACATCGTGGGCGGCCGGAAGGCGAGACCCCGCCAGTTCCCGTTCCTGGCCTCCATCCAGAATCAAGGAAGGCACTTCTGCGGGGGTGCCCTGATCCATCCCCGCTTCGTGATGAGCGCGGCCAGCTGCTTCCGAAACCA GAACCCCGGGACTGTCACCGTGGTGCTGGGCGCCTATGACCTGAGGCGGCGGGAGAGGCAGTCCCGCCAGACGTTTTCCATCAGCAGCATGAGTGAGAACCGCTATGACCCCCAGCAGAACCTGAACGACCTGGTGCTGCTTCAG CTGGACCGCGAGGCCAACATCACCAGCAGCGTGGCAATACTGGCACTGCCCCTGCAGAACGCCACGGTGGAAGCCGGCACCAGATGCCAGGTGGCCGGCTGGGGGACCCGGCGTAGTGGGGGGCGTCTCTCTCGTTTTCCCAGGTTCGTCAACGTGACCGTGACCCCCGAGGACCAGTGTCGTCCCAATAACGTGTGCACCGGTGTGCTCGCCCGCCGGGCCGGCATCTGCAAT GGAGACGGGGGCACCCCCCTCATCTGCGACGACCTGGGGCACGGCGTGGCCTCCTTCTCCGTGGGGCCCTGTGGCCGAGGCCCCGACTTCTTCACCCGAGTGTCGGTTTTCCGAGACTGGATCGATGGTGTTCTCAACGGGGGACCAGTGCCAGCCTAG
- the PRTN3 gene encoding myeloblastin, whose translation MAPSHQPPSPALASVLLALLLSGAARAAEIVGGREAQPHSRPYMASLQIQRVLGSHFCGGTLIHPSFVLTAAHCLQEIPHHLVNVVLGAHNVRTQEPGQQHFSVAQVFQNNYDAENKLNDVLLIQLNRPANLSASVATVQLPRQDQPVPHGTQCLAMGWGRVGTHDPPAQVLQELNVTVVTLLCRTHNVCTFVPHRSAGICFGDSGGPLICDGVIQGVDSFVIRECATGQFPDFFARVALYVDWIRSILRRVGAEGRP comes from the exons ATGGCTCCCAGCCACCAgccccccagccctgccctggcgtCCGTGCTGCTGGCCTTGCTGCTGAGTG GTGCTGCCCGGGCTGCGGAGATCGTGGGCGGACGCGAGGCGCAGCCACACTCCAGGCCCTACATGGCCTCGCTGCAGATACAGAGGGTCCTGGGCAGCCACTTCTGCGGGGGCACCTTGATCCACCCCAGCTTCGTGCTGACGGCCGCGCACTGCCTGCAGGAAAT CCCCCACCACCTGGTGAACGTGGTGCTCGGAGCCCACAACGTGCGCACGCAGGAGCCCGGCCAGCAGCACTTCTCGGTGGCGCAGGTGTTTCAGAACAACTACGACGCTGAGAACAAACTCAACGACGTTCTCCTCATCCAG CTGAACCGTCCGGCCAACCTCAGTGCCTCCGTGGCCACAGTCCAGCTGCCACGGCAGGACCAGCCAGTGCCCCACGGCACCCAGTGCCTGGCCATGGGCTGGGGCCGAGTGGGCACCCACGACCCCCCagcccaggtcctgcaggagctCAATGTCACTGTGGTCACCTTACTGTGCCGGACACACAACGTGTGCACTTTCGTCCCTCACCGTAGTGCCGGCATCTGCTTT GGAGACTCAGGTGGGCCCCTGATCTGTGATGGCGTCATCCAGGGAGTAGACTCCTTTGTGATCCGGGAATGTGCCACCGGCCAGTTCCCCGACTTCTTCGCGCGGGTAGCCCTCTACGTGGACTGGATCCGTTCCATACTGCGCCGCGTGGGGGCTGAGGGCCGCCCCTGA
- the ELANE gene encoding neutrophil elastase isoform X1, with protein sequence MTLGCQLSCLFLAGVLPALLLEGPALASEIVGGRQAQPHAWPFMASLQRRGGHFCGATLIAPNFVMSAAHCVANVRNFRSVRVVLGAHNLQRRERTRQVFAVQRVFENGYDPINLLNDIVVLQLNGSATINNNVRVAQLPAQGRRVGNGVQCLAMGWGHLGGDRGIASVLQELNVTVVTSLCRRGNVCTLVRRRRAGVCFGDSGSPLVCNGLIHGIASFVRGGCASGLYPDAFAPVALFVNWINSIIQRSEDHPCSLDPASRTH encoded by the exons ATGACCCTTGGCTGCCAACTCTCCTGCCTTTTCCTCGCTGGTGTCCTGCCGGCCTTGCTGCTGGAGG GCCCCGCGCTGGCCTCGGAGATTGTGGGCGGTCGGCAAGCGCAGCCCCACGCGTGGCCCTTCATGGCGTCCCTGCAGCGGCGTGGAGGGCACTTCTGCGGCGCCACCCTGATTGCGCCCAACTTCGTCATGTCGGCCGCGCACTGCGTGGCGAACGT CAGAAACTTCCGCTCCGTGCGCGTGGTCCTGGGAGCCCATAACCTGCAGCGGCGGGAGCGCACCCGGCAGGTGTTCGCCGTGCAGCGCGTCTTCGAAAACGGCTACGACCCCATCAACTTGCTCAACGACATCGTGGTTCTCCAG CTCAATGGGTCGGCCACCATCAACAACAATGTGCGGGTGGCCCAGCTGCCGGCCCAGGGCCGCCGCGTGGGTAACGGGGTGCAGTGCCTGGCCATGGGCTGGGGCCATCTGGGCGGGGACCGTGGGATCGCCAGTGTCCTGCAGGAGCTCAACGTGACGGTGGTGACGTCCCTCTGCCGCCGTGGCAACGTCTGCACTCTCGTGAGGCGTCGGCGGGCCGGCGTCTGCTTT GGGGACTCTGGCAGCCCCTTGGTCTGCAACGGGCTAATCCACGGAATTGCCTCGTTCGTCCGGGGAGGCTGTGCCTCGGGGCTCTACCCCGATGCCTTTGCCCCGGTGGCACTGTTTGTAAACTGGATCAACTCCATCATCCAACGCTCCGAGGACCACCCGTGTTCCCTGGACCCGGCCAGCAGGACCCACTGA
- the ELANE gene encoding neutrophil elastase isoform X2 produces the protein MTLGCQLSCLFLAGVLPALLLEGPALASEIVGGRQAQPHAWPFMASLQRRGGHFCGATLIAPNFVMSAAHCVANVNFRSVRVVLGAHNLQRRERTRQVFAVQRVFENGYDPINLLNDIVVLQLNGSATINNNVRVAQLPAQGRRVGNGVQCLAMGWGHLGGDRGIASVLQELNVTVVTSLCRRGNVCTLVRRRRAGVCFGDSGSPLVCNGLIHGIASFVRGGCASGLYPDAFAPVALFVNWINSIIQRSEDHPCSLDPASRTH, from the exons ATGACCCTTGGCTGCCAACTCTCCTGCCTTTTCCTCGCTGGTGTCCTGCCGGCCTTGCTGCTGGAGG GCCCCGCGCTGGCCTCGGAGATTGTGGGCGGTCGGCAAGCGCAGCCCCACGCGTGGCCCTTCATGGCGTCCCTGCAGCGGCGTGGAGGGCACTTCTGCGGCGCCACCCTGATTGCGCCCAACTTCGTCATGTCGGCCGCGCACTGCGTGGCGAACGT AAACTTCCGCTCCGTGCGCGTGGTCCTGGGAGCCCATAACCTGCAGCGGCGGGAGCGCACCCGGCAGGTGTTCGCCGTGCAGCGCGTCTTCGAAAACGGCTACGACCCCATCAACTTGCTCAACGACATCGTGGTTCTCCAG CTCAATGGGTCGGCCACCATCAACAACAATGTGCGGGTGGCCCAGCTGCCGGCCCAGGGCCGCCGCGTGGGTAACGGGGTGCAGTGCCTGGCCATGGGCTGGGGCCATCTGGGCGGGGACCGTGGGATCGCCAGTGTCCTGCAGGAGCTCAACGTGACGGTGGTGACGTCCCTCTGCCGCCGTGGCAACGTCTGCACTCTCGTGAGGCGTCGGCGGGCCGGCGTCTGCTTT GGGGACTCTGGCAGCCCCTTGGTCTGCAACGGGCTAATCCACGGAATTGCCTCGTTCGTCCGGGGAGGCTGTGCCTCGGGGCTCTACCCCGATGCCTTTGCCCCGGTGGCACTGTTTGTAAACTGGATCAACTCCATCATCCAACGCTCCGAGGACCACCCGTGTTCCCTGGACCCGGCCAGCAGGACCCACTGA